A window of Actinomadura rubteroloni contains these coding sequences:
- a CDS encoding C40 family peptidase translates to MAPDSRRRRWTAPAVAVAALVGLGLTGPAVAHAASPLTVLAAPKPTEKELRKQLDDLNTQAEILTEKFNKARVDLDRAQRAEAAAARISADLEAKVAPARRQLAALAAANYMSGGPDVLFGSGGADGLSDTAYLAQNQATVVASVQAEIDKANKAKLAAEQRTAQVAQAKKQVENARTTARNKIAEVQKQLDKLTTTHVKDPHTGLSATVTGSGLPARMARKALTKIGRPYVWGAAGPSTFDCSGLVVWAYAQVGKPGLPHYTGDLFELGTKVSRGSLQSGDLVYFGSNLHHMGIYLGGGKFLHAPSTGDVVKISELSDRSDFAGANRIG, encoded by the coding sequence TTGGCACCGGATTCCCGGCGGCGCCGCTGGACGGCGCCCGCAGTCGCGGTGGCCGCGCTCGTCGGCCTCGGGCTCACCGGACCGGCCGTCGCGCACGCCGCGTCGCCGCTGACCGTCCTCGCGGCTCCCAAGCCCACCGAGAAGGAGCTGCGCAAGCAGCTCGACGACCTCAACACCCAGGCCGAGATCCTCACCGAGAAGTTCAACAAGGCCCGCGTCGACCTGGACCGCGCGCAGCGCGCCGAGGCCGCCGCCGCCCGCATCTCGGCGGACCTGGAGGCCAAGGTCGCGCCCGCCCGCCGGCAGCTCGCCGCGCTCGCCGCCGCGAACTACATGAGCGGCGGACCGGACGTCCTGTTCGGCTCCGGCGGCGCGGACGGCCTGTCCGACACCGCCTACCTCGCCCAGAACCAGGCGACGGTCGTCGCGTCCGTCCAGGCGGAGATCGACAAGGCCAACAAGGCCAAGCTGGCCGCCGAGCAGCGCACCGCGCAGGTCGCGCAGGCCAAGAAGCAGGTCGAGAACGCCCGCACCACCGCCCGCAACAAGATCGCGGAAGTGCAGAAGCAGCTCGACAAGCTCACCACCACGCACGTCAAGGACCCGCACACCGGGCTGTCGGCGACCGTCACCGGCTCGGGCCTGCCCGCGCGGATGGCCCGCAAGGCGCTGACCAAGATCGGCCGCCCGTACGTGTGGGGCGCCGCCGGGCCGAGCACCTTCGACTGCTCCGGGCTCGTCGTGTGGGCTTACGCGCAGGTCGGCAAGCCGGGACTGCCGCACTACACCGGGGACCTCTTCGAGCTGGGGACGAAGGTGAGCCGGGGCTCGCTCCAGTCCGGCGACCTCGTCTACTTCGGGTCCAACCTCCACCACATGGGGATCTACCTCGGCGGCGGGAAGTTCCTGCACGCGCCGTCGACCGGCGACGTCGTCAAGATCTCGGAGCTCTCGGACCGGTCCGACTTCGCGGGGGCCAACCGCATCGGCTAG
- a CDS encoding (deoxy)nucleoside triphosphate pyrophosphohydrolase yields MIVVGAAIIADGRLLAAQRAEPPALAGGWEFPGGKVDPGESDEQALVRECREELGVGVVLGDRVGGDWPLVLGGVLRVWTARLEDGEPRALEHRELRWLTAGELHDVPWLPGDRPIVDLLAPYLD; encoded by the coding sequence GTGATAGTGGTCGGTGCGGCGATCATCGCGGACGGGCGGTTGCTGGCGGCGCAGCGGGCGGAGCCGCCCGCGCTGGCGGGCGGCTGGGAGTTCCCGGGCGGCAAGGTCGATCCGGGGGAGAGCGACGAGCAGGCGCTCGTGCGCGAGTGCCGGGAGGAGCTGGGCGTCGGCGTCGTGCTCGGCGACCGGGTCGGCGGGGACTGGCCGCTCGTGCTCGGCGGCGTCCTGCGGGTCTGGACGGCGCGGCTGGAGGACGGCGAGCCGCGCGCCCTGGAGCACCGGGAGCTGCGCTGGCTCACCGCCGGCGAGCTGCACGACGTCCCGTGGCTGCCGGGCGACCGGCCGATCGTCGACCTGCTCGCCCCCTACTTGGACTGA
- a CDS encoding Mut7-C RNAse domain-containing protein: MFLPSSRRAAETRLAHDGTASLGHVVEALGVPLPEVGELVVDGVPASGRHRPAPGTRVEVRPVARPQRVPLAEGEDAPSFLLDVHLGTLARRMRLLGLDTAYDNDCDDPSLVRWASAERRVLLTQDRGLLRRRALWFGAYVRGSRPDDQLDDVLDRFAPILRPWTRCTACNGPLVPVDAADVADALEEGTRRTQTAYGRCAACGRIYWRGAHGEHLAAIVARAERIVATRTP; the protein is encoded by the coding sequence ATGTTCCTGCCGTCGTCGCGGCGGGCCGCCGAGACGCGGCTCGCGCACGACGGGACCGCGTCGCTGGGACACGTGGTGGAGGCGCTGGGCGTGCCGCTGCCGGAGGTCGGGGAACTGGTCGTGGACGGCGTCCCGGCAAGTGGGAGACACCGGCCCGCGCCCGGCACACGCGTCGAGGTGCGTCCGGTGGCGCGTCCGCAACGTGTGCCACTGGCCGAGGGTGAGGACGCGCCGAGCTTCCTGCTGGACGTCCACCTCGGCACGCTCGCCCGCCGGATGCGCCTGCTAGGGCTGGACACGGCCTACGACAACGACTGCGACGACCCGTCGCTCGTCCGGTGGGCGAGCGCCGAGCGCCGCGTGCTGCTGACACAGGACCGGGGCCTGCTGCGCCGCCGGGCGCTGTGGTTCGGCGCGTACGTGCGCGGCTCGCGCCCCGACGACCAGCTCGACGACGTCCTGGACCGGTTCGCGCCCATCCTGCGCCCATGGACGCGCTGCACAGCCTGCAACGGCCCCCTCGTCCCGGTGGACGCGGCGGACGTCGCGGACGCGCTCGAGGAGGGCACCCGCCGCACCCAGACCGCCTACGGCCGCTGCGCGGCCTGCGGTCGGATCTACTGGCGCGGCGCCCACGGCGAGCACCTCGCCGCGATAGTCGCCCGAGCCGAACGCATCGTCGCCACCCGAACCCCGTGA
- a CDS encoding C40 family peptidase, protein MSRRRLAVTAALVAVAGLFSALLVVPTLFGASQFLFGGSGAGSGDCTDTSSAGAQPAAATEARAIPANYLDLYKKAGREYGLPWNLLAGIGKVETDHGQSRSPGVSSGENYAGAGGPMQFLKPTFDEFAVDGDKDGKKDRYNPADAIPTAAKYLKHNGAPTRTRTAVFMYNHSWDYVNLVLSWAKKYANGNYTPVQSGGVDCKDDDLPPEATALVQRILAFALAQRGKRYIFGATGPDAWDCSSLIQAAYRSVGLSIPRTTFEQWPFGVKVKKGEEQPGDLVFFNSGPGTSSDNPGHVGMVLRKGMMVVASCSTCSPNIGVKSYRRPDWVGATRPLARKDFQQKVTQFVAQGG, encoded by the coding sequence ATGAGCCGGCGGCGGCTCGCGGTGACGGCGGCGCTCGTCGCGGTCGCCGGACTGTTCTCGGCGCTCCTGGTCGTCCCGACGCTGTTCGGCGCGAGCCAGTTCCTGTTCGGCGGGAGCGGCGCGGGCAGCGGCGACTGCACCGACACCTCGTCCGCCGGCGCGCAGCCCGCCGCCGCGACGGAGGCCCGCGCGATCCCCGCCAACTATCTCGACCTGTACAAGAAGGCGGGCCGGGAGTACGGGCTGCCGTGGAACCTGCTCGCAGGGATCGGAAAGGTCGAGACCGACCACGGCCAGTCGCGGTCGCCGGGCGTGTCGTCCGGAGAGAACTACGCGGGCGCGGGCGGCCCGATGCAGTTCCTGAAGCCGACGTTCGACGAGTTCGCGGTGGACGGCGACAAGGACGGCAAGAAAGACCGCTACAACCCTGCCGACGCCATTCCCACGGCCGCCAAATACCTCAAGCACAACGGCGCCCCCACCCGGACCCGCACGGCCGTGTTCATGTACAACCACTCGTGGGACTACGTGAACCTCGTCCTTTCCTGGGCGAAGAAGTACGCGAACGGGAACTACACGCCCGTCCAGTCCGGCGGCGTGGACTGCAAGGACGACGACCTGCCGCCCGAGGCCACCGCGCTCGTCCAGCGCATCCTGGCGTTCGCGCTGGCGCAGCGCGGCAAGCGGTACATCTTCGGCGCGACCGGCCCGGACGCGTGGGACTGCTCCAGCCTCATCCAGGCCGCCTACCGCAGCGTCGGGCTGAGCATTCCCCGGACGACGTTCGAGCAGTGGCCGTTCGGCGTGAAGGTCAAGAAGGGCGAGGAACAACCCGGCGACCTGGTGTTCTTCAATTCCGGACCGGGCACGTCGTCCGACAATCCCGGGCACGTCGGAATGGTACTGCGCAAGGGCATGATGGTCGTGGCGAGCTGCTCGACGTGCAGCCCGAACATCGGCGTGAAGTCCTACCGCAGGCCGGACTGGGTCGGGGCGACGCGTCCCCTGGCCCGCAAGGACTTCCAGCAGAAGGTCACCCAGTTCGTCGCGCAGGGCGGCTGA
- a CDS encoding type IV secretion system protein: MNRPHAALAGAAALARRAGRGPAGFQTSPGAGLDPRRIDRARRPARRRPRTRRSALLLTLMALFLLSPLTPASASIPLPSVGDACRPADNPSPEQYGSGTDGLIKPPDYPNAKLQKTPAQNLTYYDRYGTAGQSWYAVDMGCSDAMAMMGNALANTTFTLVRAIDRTTISVYQAAASESLLGWLKGTIDDVISSIGKTFNTRYWSWVVIVGAITLAWWGLVRRRASKVVEGVVWMVAAMVALIWLVSRPADFTTLGTKVSEATSAAFNAALPQSSTKGGTCVPTPDGKPDPSTSANTDPTTRNANGLWVALVCKPWLMGEFGTTDPNAAIVKDNADKLLWSQAVDLPETYGGQKVDLAKKADAYKDVTKNIKDQHAGAYPLFQGKNWTSRLAVAFGALFAALVAGLLILVIAIALIVVKISFLLLLVAGPIFLGIGIQPGIGRVIAMRWLELLLSMLLKQAALIGVLALLLWAYGLILGETLPWGLQILLIALVTFAAFVYRKPFQHLFSAVGYSAVGGREKSEALLDRSASEARKNTAGVVTAVVPGAAGYRLGRAGKRDGAVEPATTDAADRRTGVAAAGAGDPQSPDAAPVLAAKPKGGAAGQGRPRKSAPPLNLPSRATTAPDGGGTTAPRTTGGGTNGSGGGIGGIVTGGRSSGAGGGSGDGGSGGSGSGSPRPPSWGRGGGDGNSGGGGKSGSGSGGGGRGGRNGSSPARGGGKDPASGVPRQRGGSGGGKSGGGSGGGNSGRNGGGNSGGSGGGNGAAPPPLWASRRTGGGGDGAPPMPFWLRPVDGDEP; encoded by the coding sequence ATGAACCGGCCCCATGCCGCGCTCGCCGGCGCGGCGGCTCTCGCGCGCCGCGCGGGCCGCGGCCCGGCGGGCTTCCAGACGTCGCCCGGCGCCGGCCTGGACCCGCGCCGCATCGACCGAGCCCGCCGTCCGGCCCGCCGCCGTCCGCGCACCCGCCGGTCGGCGCTGCTGCTCACGCTGATGGCGCTGTTCCTGCTGAGCCCGCTCACGCCCGCGTCCGCGTCGATCCCGCTGCCCAGCGTGGGGGACGCGTGCCGTCCGGCGGACAATCCGTCGCCGGAGCAGTACGGGTCGGGGACGGACGGGCTGATCAAGCCGCCCGACTACCCGAACGCGAAGCTGCAGAAGACGCCCGCCCAGAACCTTACGTACTACGACCGGTACGGGACGGCCGGGCAGAGCTGGTACGCGGTCGACATGGGCTGCTCGGACGCGATGGCGATGATGGGCAACGCCCTCGCCAACACGACGTTCACGCTCGTCCGCGCCATCGACCGGACGACGATCAGCGTCTACCAGGCGGCGGCGTCGGAGTCGCTGCTCGGCTGGCTCAAGGGCACGATCGACGACGTCATCAGCAGCATCGGCAAGACGTTCAACACCCGCTACTGGTCCTGGGTCGTGATCGTCGGCGCGATCACGCTGGCGTGGTGGGGGCTCGTCCGGCGGCGCGCGAGCAAGGTCGTGGAGGGCGTCGTCTGGATGGTCGCGGCGATGGTCGCGCTGATCTGGCTCGTCTCCCGTCCGGCGGACTTCACGACGCTCGGGACGAAGGTGTCGGAGGCGACGAGCGCGGCGTTCAACGCGGCGCTACCGCAGAGCAGTACCAAGGGCGGGACGTGCGTTCCGACACCGGACGGTAAACCGGACCCGTCCACGTCCGCGAACACCGATCCGACGACCCGCAACGCCAACGGCCTGTGGGTGGCGCTGGTGTGCAAGCCGTGGCTGATGGGCGAGTTCGGGACGACCGATCCGAACGCCGCGATCGTCAAGGACAACGCGGACAAACTGCTCTGGTCGCAGGCCGTGGACCTCCCCGAGACCTACGGCGGGCAGAAGGTCGACCTGGCGAAGAAGGCGGACGCGTACAAGGACGTCACCAAGAACATCAAGGATCAGCACGCCGGCGCCTACCCGCTGTTCCAGGGCAAGAACTGGACGAGCCGGCTCGCCGTGGCGTTCGGCGCGCTGTTCGCCGCGCTGGTCGCGGGGCTGCTGATCCTCGTCATCGCGATCGCGCTGATCGTCGTGAAGATCTCGTTCCTGCTGCTGCTGGTGGCCGGGCCGATCTTCCTCGGCATCGGCATCCAACCGGGCATCGGCCGCGTCATAGCCATGCGCTGGCTGGAACTGCTGCTGTCGATGCTGCTCAAACAGGCGGCGCTGATCGGTGTGCTCGCGCTGCTGCTGTGGGCGTACGGGCTGATCCTCGGCGAGACGCTGCCGTGGGGCCTGCAGATCCTGCTCATCGCGCTGGTGACGTTCGCGGCGTTCGTGTACCGCAAGCCGTTCCAGCACCTGTTCTCGGCGGTCGGGTACTCGGCGGTCGGCGGGCGGGAGAAGAGCGAGGCGCTGCTCGACCGGTCGGCGTCCGAGGCGCGCAAGAACACGGCCGGCGTGGTGACGGCGGTGGTGCCGGGCGCGGCCGGATACCGGCTCGGCCGGGCCGGGAAGCGGGACGGCGCCGTCGAGCCCGCCACGACGGACGCGGCGGACCGGCGGACCGGCGTCGCGGCGGCCGGCGCGGGCGACCCGCAGTCGCCGGACGCCGCGCCCGTGCTCGCCGCCAAGCCGAAGGGCGGCGCGGCGGGGCAGGGGCGTCCGCGCAAGTCGGCGCCGCCGCTCAACCTGCCGTCCCGCGCGACGACCGCGCCGGACGGGGGCGGCACGACGGCGCCGCGCACGACCGGCGGCGGGACGAACGGCAGCGGCGGCGGGATCGGCGGGATCGTGACCGGCGGACGGTCGTCCGGCGCGGGCGGCGGATCCGGCGACGGCGGCTCGGGCGGGTCGGGGAGCGGTTCGCCGCGCCCGCCGTCCTGGGGACGCGGCGGCGGCGACGGGAACTCCGGCGGTGGCGGCAAGAGCGGCTCCGGGAGCGGCGGCGGCGGTCGCGGCGGGCGCAACGGCTCGTCCCCGGCGCGCGGCGGCGGCAAGGACCCGGCCTCCGGCGTCCCCCGGCAGCGCGGCGGCTCCGGCGGCGGCAAGAGCGGCGGCGGCTCGGGTGGCGGCAACAGCGGCCGCAACGGTGGCGGGAACAGTGGTGGCTCGGGCGGCGGTAACGGTGCCGCTCCGCCACCGTTGTGGGCGTCGCGGCGGACGGGCGGGGGCGGTGACGGTGCGCCGCCGATGCCGTTCTGGCTGCGTCCGGTCGACGGCGACGAGCCATGA
- a CDS encoding ATP-binding protein produces MSRAAKARSSRLAVRYFDDRVLLTDTAAWVYFRLPTVSYEFTTGEEREALATNITIALAGIRMQDAEIHLRIAHRTYPAAEWALALDRTSDGGPGWREYLEESYAHVWAKDFWTKEVYLGVRLGPRGMGAQLGGGVIPQLLGLYKRSENVLGIEDDAIDAKEIARWRDQAERVGRALGGSALYARHATSTEVAWLFQHAVTASLADPPPSAVPRRTWGKGEIEALVEGAIHNGRSYLRVEQPNFTGAGGGATAQSYVAYLSFARFPELMPFPDGEPWMHYADALPFPVEISSRMKLVPPAKASKDVSRKLAHARDMDQHIREAGQEAPIALAEQIEAARMLEHGITKERLPFVYGWHRLIVSAPTEDLLAQRVDAVVEHYRDIGIDVVNSTGDQFSLFCESLPGDRIRLNAYVQRQHLRTIAGGMPVATVDLGDRPDDAAEGWIGPYVGETLGRARSIVHFDPLVAAARNRPTAVAITGEPGGGKTTLALLLLYQMALRGVTIAAIDPKGDAESLVRLLQARGRRARILPLGSAAPGLLDPFSFGDDLAARKTMATETLRLLLPRMSEERESAMIQAVGAVANAERPSLGRVVDYLEAAADPASKNLGAVLRSMSEMRLARLCFDPSGGERIDTAGWTTVFTLGGLTLPDVAIGREDYSYEQRLSVALMYLVSQFARRLMHGLDRRLPKAIFLDEAWAITSTPEGAKLVPEVSRMGRSRNTALILVSQNAGDLLNEQVTNCLSSVFSFRSSERVEVGNVMSLLGVEASDEHKTVLRNLGNGECVFRDLDGRAGRIGVDLISAELRRWLDTNPTRSHPGPADLTTAGADVEEVH; encoded by the coding sequence ATGAGCCGGGCGGCCAAGGCCCGGTCGAGCCGACTCGCCGTACGCTACTTCGACGACCGCGTCCTGCTCACCGACACCGCCGCGTGGGTCTACTTCCGGCTGCCGACCGTGTCGTACGAGTTCACGACGGGCGAGGAACGCGAAGCCCTCGCCACCAACATCACGATCGCGCTCGCCGGGATCCGGATGCAGGACGCCGAGATCCATCTGCGGATCGCGCACCGCACCTACCCGGCGGCCGAGTGGGCGCTCGCGCTGGACCGCACGTCCGACGGCGGGCCGGGCTGGCGCGAGTACCTGGAGGAGTCCTACGCGCACGTGTGGGCGAAGGACTTCTGGACGAAGGAGGTCTACCTCGGCGTCCGGCTCGGGCCGCGCGGGATGGGCGCCCAGCTCGGCGGCGGCGTGATCCCGCAGCTCCTCGGCCTCTACAAGCGGAGCGAGAACGTCCTCGGCATCGAGGACGACGCGATCGACGCCAAGGAGATCGCCCGCTGGCGCGACCAGGCCGAACGCGTCGGCCGGGCGCTCGGCGGGTCCGCGCTGTACGCCAGGCACGCGACGTCCACCGAGGTCGCGTGGCTGTTCCAGCACGCGGTGACGGCGTCGCTCGCCGATCCGCCGCCGTCGGCCGTCCCGCGCCGGACGTGGGGCAAGGGCGAGATCGAGGCGCTGGTCGAGGGCGCCATCCACAACGGCCGCTCCTACTTGCGCGTCGAGCAGCCGAACTTCACCGGCGCGGGCGGCGGCGCGACCGCGCAGTCGTACGTCGCGTACCTGTCGTTCGCCCGGTTCCCCGAGCTGATGCCGTTCCCGGACGGCGAGCCGTGGATGCACTACGCCGACGCGCTGCCGTTCCCGGTGGAGATCAGCTCGCGGATGAAGCTCGTCCCGCCCGCCAAGGCGTCCAAGGACGTGTCGCGCAAGCTCGCGCACGCCCGCGACATGGACCAGCACATCCGGGAGGCCGGGCAGGAGGCGCCGATCGCGCTCGCCGAGCAGATCGAGGCCGCCCGGATGCTGGAGCACGGCATCACCAAGGAACGCCTGCCGTTCGTGTACGGGTGGCACCGGCTCATCGTGTCCGCGCCCACCGAGGACCTGCTCGCCCAGCGCGTGGACGCCGTCGTCGAGCACTACCGCGACATCGGCATCGACGTCGTCAACTCCACCGGCGACCAGTTCTCGCTGTTCTGCGAGTCGCTGCCCGGCGACCGGATCCGGCTGAACGCCTACGTCCAGCGCCAGCACCTGCGGACGATCGCGGGCGGGATGCCGGTCGCGACCGTCGACCTCGGGGACCGTCCCGACGACGCGGCCGAGGGCTGGATCGGCCCGTACGTGGGGGAGACGCTGGGGCGGGCGCGGTCGATCGTCCACTTCGACCCGCTGGTCGCGGCGGCGCGGAACCGTCCGACGGCCGTCGCGATCACCGGGGAGCCCGGCGGCGGCAAGACCACGCTCGCGCTGCTGCTGCTCTACCAGATGGCGCTGCGCGGCGTGACGATCGCCGCGATCGACCCCAAGGGCGACGCCGAATCGCTCGTCCGGCTGCTCCAGGCGCGCGGACGCCGGGCGCGCATCCTGCCGCTCGGCTCGGCCGCGCCCGGCCTGCTCGACCCATTCTCGTTCGGCGACGACCTCGCGGCGCGCAAGACGATGGCGACCGAGACGCTGCGGCTGCTGCTGCCGCGCATGTCGGAGGAGCGCGAGTCGGCGATGATCCAGGCCGTCGGCGCCGTCGCCAACGCCGAACGGCCCTCCCTCGGCCGCGTCGTGGACTACCTGGAGGCCGCGGCGGACCCGGCGTCCAAGAACCTCGGCGCGGTGCTGCGGTCGATGTCGGAGATGCGGCTCGCGCGGCTGTGCTTCGACCCGTCCGGCGGGGAACGGATCGACACCGCGGGCTGGACGACCGTGTTCACGCTCGGCGGCCTCACCCTCCCCGACGTCGCGATCGGCCGCGAGGACTACTCCTACGAGCAGCGGCTGTCGGTCGCGCTCATGTACCTGGTGTCGCAGTTCGCCCGGCGGCTCATGCACGGGCTGGACCGGCGGCTGCCCAAGGCGATCTTCCTGGACGAGGCGTGGGCGATCACCTCGACGCCCGAGGGGGCCAAGCTCGTCCCCGAGGTCTCCCGGATGGGGCGGTCGCGCAACACCGCGCTGATCCTCGTCTCGCAGAACGCGGGCGACCTGTTGAACGAGCAGGTGACGAACTGTCTGTCCTCGGTGTTCTCCTTCCGCTCGTCCGAACGGGTGGAGGTGGGGAACGTGATGTCTCTGCTGGGGGTGGAGGCGTCCGACGAGCACAAGACCGTGCTGCGCAACCTCGGGAACGGCGAGTGCGTGTTCCGCGACCTGGACGGACGGGCCGGGCGGATCGGCGTCGACCTGATCTCGGCGGAGCTGCGGCGCTGGCTGGACACCAACCCGACCCGGTCCCATCCCGGACCGGCCGATCTGACGACCGCGGGGGCCGACGTCGAGGAGGTCCACTGA